One region of Terricaulis silvestris genomic DNA includes:
- a CDS encoding acyl-CoA dehydrogenase family protein — protein sequence MDFTYSDEQQSLQDSVKRFCEREYSFEKRQALLKTEDGFDRANWATFAELGWLGAAVAEDAGGFGGGPIENAIILEQLARGLSVAPFLSSAVIATQAIAQLASGAQREALLTPLIGGERIAALAHGETAQHAFAPDIETKAAASGGGYRLTGRKTFVLGGQAADLFLVSATTGGGGVSLFAVPAEAKGLERVNYHAVDGRRVSDITLKDVEVPADALIGDEGEAQDAIDYALDYGVIGLCAEAVGAMDAALWITRDYLKTRKQFGVSLNTFQALQHRMADMLVETELARSMLYRGIAALSLDNKRARARGVSAAKAQIGEAGFFVGGQAVQLHGGIGVTEEYIVGHYFKRLALVRGLYGSSDQHLTRFAESAEGQNEEELSPI from the coding sequence ATGGACTTCACGTATTCCGACGAACAGCAAAGCCTGCAGGACAGCGTGAAGCGTTTCTGTGAGCGAGAATATTCCTTCGAGAAACGCCAGGCGTTGCTTAAGACCGAGGATGGGTTCGATCGGGCGAACTGGGCGACGTTCGCTGAACTTGGTTGGCTAGGCGCGGCGGTCGCCGAAGACGCAGGTGGCTTCGGCGGCGGACCGATTGAAAACGCGATCATCTTGGAGCAGCTCGCGCGCGGACTGTCGGTGGCGCCTTTCCTATCAAGCGCCGTCATCGCGACGCAGGCGATCGCGCAGCTTGCGTCAGGCGCGCAGCGCGAGGCGTTGCTTACGCCGCTCATCGGGGGCGAACGAATAGCGGCGCTCGCGCATGGTGAAACCGCCCAGCATGCGTTCGCGCCGGATATCGAGACGAAGGCCGCCGCGAGCGGGGGCGGATATCGACTTACCGGCCGCAAGACATTCGTGCTGGGCGGACAGGCCGCCGATTTGTTCCTGGTCTCGGCGACCACTGGCGGGGGAGGCGTTAGTCTGTTTGCGGTCCCCGCCGAGGCGAAGGGGCTGGAGCGAGTGAACTACCATGCGGTCGATGGCCGGCGCGTGAGCGACATCACGCTGAAGGACGTGGAAGTCCCCGCCGATGCGCTGATCGGTGACGAAGGCGAGGCGCAGGACGCCATCGACTATGCGCTCGACTACGGCGTCATCGGACTATGCGCGGAAGCGGTTGGCGCGATGGACGCCGCGCTTTGGATCACGCGCGACTACCTGAAAACACGCAAGCAGTTCGGTGTTTCGTTGAACACCTTTCAGGCGCTGCAGCACCGCATGGCCGACATGCTGGTGGAAACGGAATTGGCGCGCTCGATGCTCTATCGCGGTATTGCCGCGCTTTCGCTGGACAACAAACGCGCACGCGCGCGCGGTGTGTCGGCCGCGAAGGCGCAGATCGGCGAGGCTGGGTTTTTCGTCGGGGGCCAAGCGGTGCAGCTGCATGGCGGTATCGGCGTGACGGAAGAGTACATCGTGGGCCATTATTTCAAGCGGCTCGCGCTGGTGCGCGGGCTCTATGGCAGCTCCGATCAGCATTTGACGCGCTTCGCCGAGAGCGCCGAGGGGCAGAACGAGGAAGAGTTATCGCCGATTTAG
- a CDS encoding acyl-CoA dehydrogenase family protein, which translates to MDFVIGADDLAFRRDMRAWIGATLPSEIATRGRRGFHATRSDVESWTRRLNAKGWAAPAWPEAHGGTNWTPLQRYLFQLELRAAAAPVQDQSAMELVGPVIYTFGDEVQKRVHLPRILNADTFWCQGFSEPNAGSDLASLRTRAVLDGDHYVVNGQKTWTSDAQRADMMFALVRTDAEARPQAGISFLLIDMKSPGVRVRPIYSIDEGHSVNEVFFDDVRVPTENIVGEPNKGWSYAKFLLTNERAMSAETAHTRADLLQLKGFAGEKACEPLFCAKLSKLEVDLMALEFAVLRVLHAEGGAQDAVASVLKLRGAELRQRVAELGVEALGNVGLAVNPDPTGHDATDHPAARPPGPDHAVGWLARSMFRRATTIYGGSNEIQRNIIAKAVLSL; encoded by the coding sequence ATGGACTTCGTCATAGGCGCAGACGACCTAGCGTTCCGCCGCGACATGCGCGCGTGGATCGGCGCGACCTTGCCGTCAGAAATCGCCACGCGCGGACGTCGCGGATTTCACGCGACGCGGAGCGACGTCGAGTCATGGACGCGTCGGCTGAATGCAAAGGGATGGGCCGCGCCCGCATGGCCTGAGGCGCATGGCGGCACGAACTGGACACCGCTGCAACGCTACCTGTTCCAGCTGGAGCTCCGCGCGGCGGCCGCGCCGGTGCAGGACCAGTCCGCGATGGAGCTCGTCGGGCCTGTGATCTACACCTTCGGCGACGAGGTGCAGAAACGCGTTCACCTGCCGCGCATCCTGAACGCCGACACCTTCTGGTGTCAGGGCTTCTCCGAGCCAAACGCCGGTTCTGATTTGGCGTCGCTGCGCACCCGCGCCGTGCTTGACGGTGATCACTACGTCGTCAACGGGCAAAAGACCTGGACCTCCGACGCGCAACGCGCGGACATGATGTTTGCGCTGGTGCGGACGGACGCTGAGGCGCGCCCGCAAGCAGGCATTTCGTTCCTGCTGATCGACATGAAATCGCCGGGTGTTCGCGTGCGGCCGATCTACTCGATCGATGAAGGCCACAGCGTGAACGAAGTATTCTTCGATGACGTGCGTGTGCCAACGGAGAACATCGTGGGCGAGCCCAACAAGGGCTGGAGCTACGCCAAGTTTCTGCTCACCAATGAGCGCGCGATGAGCGCTGAGACCGCGCACACGCGCGCCGATCTCCTCCAACTCAAGGGCTTTGCCGGCGAGAAGGCGTGCGAGCCGCTTTTTTGCGCGAAGCTCTCCAAGTTGGAGGTTGACCTGATGGCGCTGGAATTCGCTGTTCTGCGCGTGCTGCACGCGGAGGGCGGCGCGCAGGACGCGGTGGCGTCCGTGCTGAAGCTGCGCGGAGCCGAGCTGCGTCAACGCGTGGCCGAACTGGGTGTGGAGGCGCTTGGCAATGTCGGGCTCGCCGTGAATCCCGATCCGACGGGCCACGATGCGACCGACCATCCAGCAGCGCGGCCTCCGGGGCCTGACCACGCCGTTGGATGGCTGGCGCGCTCCATGTTCCGCCGCGCGACCACGATCTACGGAGGCAGCAACGAGATCCAACGCAACATCATCGCAAAAGCCGTTTTGAGCCTCTAA
- a CDS encoding 3-hydroxyacyl-CoA dehydrogenase NAD-binding domain-containing protein: MSVDYAIEGDVAVLTINHPPVNALSLVVREGLKAGIQKGLADQNVRAIVVLGGGRTFIAGADISEFGTEKSRQGPRLQDIQRALETSPKPTVAAIHGTALGGGLEIALACHSRVAVASAKLGLPEVKLGLLPGAGGTVRTPRLIGVEAALSLVTSGDHIPAAKAHSLGLVDAIIDDLRSGGVAYARKLVAEGAPPPVIERNEKVTGVDPALFRDFREKTAKKSRGQLAPAKIIDCIEAACTKPAAEALAFETAAFQELFQSDQRKALIHYFFAEREARKIPDIPESVQPQKIGSVAVIGAGLMGGGIGMVFANAGIPVTLLDVSDEAVAKGRGIIEKNYATSVSRGSMTQARMDDALDRMRFVTKYEDIGPVDLVVEAAFEDMDLKKKIFTELDRVMPDKTILGSNTSSLNIDEIASATKRPDKVVGVHFFSPANVMKLQENVRGKATSHQTLADVMALAKDIGKVAVLAGNCDGFIGNRMLQYYTGEAEFMLEEGATPEQIDRVAESFGMAMGPLAMRDLAGMDTSVRIRAIRRKTLPPDERMTDIVERLVEAGRYGQKTGKGYYRYEGRTRIADPEAIAIIEDASRAAGVKRRAFTDEEVLYRLFFPMVNEAAKELEEGIAIRASDIDVVWVNGYGFPAHRGGPMFWAEQVGLDKVLDTSRELAPRRGVRWAPAKLLERLVAEGKGWSKA, translated from the coding sequence ATGAGCGTCGATTATGCCATTGAGGGCGACGTCGCGGTACTGACAATCAACCACCCGCCGGTGAACGCGCTCAGCCTCGTCGTGCGCGAAGGCTTGAAGGCAGGCATCCAGAAAGGTCTCGCCGACCAAAACGTGAGGGCCATCGTCGTGCTTGGCGGCGGCAGAACTTTTATCGCCGGCGCCGATATCAGTGAATTTGGCACCGAGAAGAGCCGCCAGGGTCCGCGCCTACAGGATATCCAGCGCGCGCTCGAAACAAGCCCGAAACCAACCGTCGCAGCGATCCACGGCACGGCGCTCGGCGGGGGCCTCGAGATCGCGTTGGCGTGCCACTCGCGCGTGGCGGTCGCCAGCGCCAAGCTTGGACTTCCAGAAGTGAAGCTGGGGCTCCTGCCCGGCGCCGGTGGGACCGTGCGCACACCACGCCTCATCGGCGTCGAGGCCGCGCTCAGCCTCGTGACGTCAGGCGACCACATACCCGCCGCCAAGGCACATTCACTCGGCCTCGTCGATGCGATCATCGACGATCTGCGCTCAGGCGGCGTCGCCTACGCGCGTAAGCTTGTCGCGGAAGGCGCCCCGCCCCCTGTCATCGAGCGCAACGAAAAGGTCACTGGCGTCGATCCCGCCCTCTTCCGCGACTTCCGCGAGAAGACGGCCAAGAAGTCTCGCGGCCAGCTGGCGCCGGCTAAGATCATCGATTGCATTGAGGCAGCCTGCACCAAGCCTGCTGCCGAGGCGCTCGCGTTCGAAACCGCGGCGTTTCAGGAACTGTTCCAGAGCGACCAGCGCAAGGCGCTCATCCACTATTTCTTCGCCGAGCGCGAAGCGCGCAAAATTCCGGACATTCCGGAGAGCGTACAACCGCAAAAAATCGGCAGCGTCGCCGTTATCGGCGCCGGCCTGATGGGCGGCGGCATTGGCATGGTGTTCGCAAACGCCGGCATCCCGGTGACGCTGCTCGACGTCAGCGATGAGGCAGTCGCGAAAGGGCGCGGCATCATCGAGAAGAACTACGCGACCTCGGTCTCGCGCGGGTCGATGACGCAGGCGCGCATGGATGACGCGCTCGACCGCATGCGCTTTGTGACCAAATACGAAGACATCGGCCCGGTCGATCTCGTTGTCGAAGCCGCCTTCGAGGACATGGACCTGAAGAAGAAGATTTTCACCGAACTCGATCGTGTCATGCCGGACAAGACGATCCTCGGCAGCAACACCTCGTCACTCAATATCGACGAGATCGCCTCGGCCACCAAGCGCCCGGACAAAGTCGTCGGCGTTCACTTCTTTAGTCCAGCCAACGTCATGAAGCTTCAGGAGAACGTGCGCGGCAAAGCGACGTCGCACCAGACGCTGGCCGATGTCATGGCGCTAGCAAAGGACATCGGCAAAGTCGCCGTGCTCGCTGGCAATTGCGACGGCTTCATCGGCAATCGCATGCTGCAATACTATACGGGCGAGGCCGAGTTCATGCTCGAAGAAGGCGCAACGCCCGAGCAGATTGACCGCGTCGCGGAAAGCTTTGGCATGGCCATGGGCCCGCTTGCGATGCGCGACCTCGCCGGAATGGACACCAGCGTCCGCATCCGCGCCATCCGCCGCAAAACACTGCCGCCGGATGAACGCATGACCGACATCGTCGAGCGCTTGGTCGAAGCGGGCCGCTACGGGCAGAAAACCGGCAAGGGCTATTATCGCTACGAAGGGCGCACCCGCATCGCCGATCCGGAAGCCATCGCCATCATCGAAGACGCCTCGCGCGCAGCTGGCGTCAAGCGTCGCGCGTTCACCGATGAAGAGGTGCTCTATCGTCTCTTCTTCCCGATGGTGAACGAAGCCGCCAAGGAACTTGAGGAAGGGATAGCTATCCGCGCCAGCGATATCGATGTGGTGTGGGTCAACGGTTACGGCTTCCCCGCCCATCGCGGCGGCCCAATGTTCTGGGCCGAGCAGGTCGGGCTCGACAAAGTGCTCGACACGTCGCGCGAGCTTGCGCCGAGGCGCGGCGTCCGCTGGGCGCCGGCGAAGCTGCTTGAACGCCTCGTCGCCGAAGGCAAAGGCTGGTCGAAGGCCTGA
- a CDS encoding acyl-CoA dehydrogenase family protein — translation MALSYTADQEQIRNEARRFLEDTFESEKQRELLRSRGNYDSALWKACIDMGWTGAGVPEDHGGLGLSALEVCIIAEECGRVVAAIPFLAPTYAASMALREFGSEKQRSELLPRIATGDATFALAVFEDEDGLPEAPLTTFQDNRLTGRKIAVAGGGAASHAIVHASNAIVLVDLTASGVKRETADTIDNTRCAADINFDGAPAQTLNASDAYAAALRLIAVQATIAAFEQIGGAEGAMDRAREYANTREAFGQLIGKFQAIKHRVAEMYVTIELARGNALRAAASLNSGAADFVAQAGAARLAASHAFEFSVAHAIQTHGAIGVTWEHDLHLFLRRARALALECGARPFWEDVIVEALQRGRA, via the coding sequence ATGGCGCTGAGCTACACGGCCGACCAAGAGCAAATCCGAAACGAGGCGCGGCGGTTTCTCGAAGACACTTTCGAGTCGGAGAAACAGCGCGAGCTTCTGCGCTCGCGCGGCAACTATGACAGCGCGCTCTGGAAAGCCTGCATCGACATGGGCTGGACCGGCGCTGGCGTTCCTGAAGACCATGGCGGCCTTGGCCTTAGCGCACTCGAAGTCTGCATCATCGCCGAAGAATGCGGCCGCGTCGTCGCCGCCATCCCTTTTCTCGCGCCAACTTACGCCGCCAGCATGGCGCTGCGTGAATTCGGCTCAGAGAAGCAAAGGTCGGAATTGCTGCCGCGCATCGCGACCGGCGACGCGACTTTCGCCCTCGCGGTCTTCGAAGACGAAGACGGCCTGCCCGAGGCGCCGCTAACAACGTTCCAGGACAATCGTCTAACCGGCCGGAAGATTGCCGTCGCCGGTGGTGGAGCGGCTTCGCACGCCATCGTGCATGCGTCGAACGCCATTGTGCTTGTCGACTTGACGGCGTCCGGCGTGAAACGCGAAACGGCCGACACGATCGACAACACACGTTGCGCGGCCGACATAAATTTCGACGGCGCTCCCGCGCAGACCCTCAACGCCAGCGACGCCTACGCGGCCGCGCTCCGCCTCATCGCCGTCCAGGCGACCATCGCCGCCTTCGAGCAGATCGGCGGCGCCGAGGGCGCCATGGATCGTGCGCGCGAGTACGCCAACACGCGTGAGGCCTTCGGGCAGCTCATCGGCAAGTTCCAGGCGATCAAGCACCGGGTCGCGGAGATGTATGTCACGATTGAACTCGCCCGCGGCAATGCGCTCCGAGCCGCCGCAAGTTTGAACAGCGGCGCCGCTGATTTCGTCGCGCAAGCGGGTGCCGCGCGCCTCGCCGCGAGCCACGCCTTCGAGTTCTCGGTCGCGCACGCAATCCAGACGCACGGCGCTATCGGCGTCACCTGGGAGCACGATCTGCATCTCTTCCTCCGCCGCGCCCGTGCGCTGGCGCTCGAATGCGGTGCGCGCCCGTTCTGGGAGGACGTGATCGTCGAAGCCCTCCAACGCGGTCGCGCATGA
- a CDS encoding acyl-CoA dehydrogenase family protein yields the protein MTTTDHLGTYRSKARAFLETHAGQYGWEARRNLSLAEEVALAKRWQGVKAANGYAAITWPKEFGGAGGTELEKIIFSTEEAQFGFPAGLLAITLGMPVPMMLHHATPEQKQRYVPPAVRGEEMWCQLFSEPGAGSDLAAARLRARRDGDDWLLDGQKTWTSYAQFCDFGILVARTDPDAPKHKGLTFFFVDMKAPGVTVRPIKLLHQHEDVNEVFFDNVRIPDANRLGAVNDGFRMAILTLMMERYVAAASDDGPPLQALIDLANARKLRGRPAIEDGRVRAAIAHAYATQRGLSAIHERALEELTAGREPGAEGSIHKLAAARERHAMATLALDLMGPSGVAYDSHAKTRTDYMMSWIDGPTLRIAGGTDEMLLNTIAERILGLPQDHRPDKAPR from the coding sequence ATGACAACCACCGATCATCTCGGCACCTATCGCAGCAAGGCTCGCGCCTTTCTCGAAACGCATGCGGGTCAGTACGGCTGGGAAGCGCGCCGCAATCTGTCTCTTGCCGAAGAGGTCGCCCTCGCCAAACGCTGGCAAGGCGTCAAGGCCGCCAACGGCTACGCCGCCATCACCTGGCCCAAGGAATTTGGCGGCGCGGGCGGCACCGAACTAGAGAAGATAATCTTCTCGACGGAAGAGGCGCAGTTCGGCTTCCCCGCGGGCTTGCTGGCGATCACGCTCGGCATGCCCGTGCCGATGATGCTCCATCACGCCACGCCCGAACAAAAGCAGCGATACGTCCCGCCGGCGGTCCGCGGCGAAGAGATGTGGTGCCAGCTCTTTTCGGAGCCCGGCGCCGGTTCCGATCTCGCAGCCGCACGCCTCCGTGCACGCCGCGACGGCGACGATTGGCTGCTTGACGGCCAGAAAACCTGGACCAGCTACGCGCAGTTCTGCGACTTCGGCATCCTCGTCGCGCGCACCGATCCGGACGCGCCCAAGCACAAAGGCCTCACCTTCTTCTTCGTCGATATGAAGGCGCCGGGGGTCACCGTGCGGCCCATCAAGCTCCTGCACCAGCATGAGGACGTGAACGAAGTTTTCTTCGACAATGTACGCATCCCGGACGCGAACCGCCTCGGCGCCGTGAATGACGGTTTCCGCATGGCGATCCTCACCTTGATGATGGAACGCTATGTCGCCGCGGCCTCCGACGATGGCCCGCCACTCCAAGCGCTCATCGACCTCGCCAATGCACGCAAACTGCGTGGCAGGCCGGCCATCGAGGACGGCCGGGTACGCGCAGCGATCGCCCACGCCTATGCAACGCAGCGCGGCCTCTCCGCGATCCACGAGCGTGCGCTGGAAGAACTCACCGCGGGCCGTGAACCCGGCGCCGAGGGCTCAATCCACAAACTCGCCGCCGCGCGCGAGCGCCACGCCATGGCGACGCTGGCGCTTGATCTCATGGGTCCAAGCGGCGTGGCCTACGACTCTCACGCCAAGACGCGCACCGACTATATGATGTCCTGGATCGACGGTCCGACGCTGCGCATCGCCGGCGGCACCGACGAAATGCTGCTCAATACAATCGCGGAAAGGATTCTCGGCCTGCCGCAGGATCATCGCCCCGATAAAGCGCCGCGCTAA
- a CDS encoding SDR family NAD(P)-dependent oxidoreductase, with protein MTQSMRFDGKVVIVTGAGNGLGRAYALQIAERGGKVVVNDLGGATDGKGSDSAAAQKVVDEIKSKGGQAIANFDSVATQAGGANIFKTALEAYGRVDSVIANAGILRDRSFAKMSLEELDIILDVHLRGTFFTVQPAFNWMRENGGGTIVVTTSPSGLFGSFGQANYCAAKMGIVGLMRTLAIEGAKGGVKINALAPTAATRLTATAGMPGEQAGEDDPASDAMSVRRVSPLVLALAHESCPSSGEVFNAGCGWISRTVMAVNDGVVLSQYTPEEVAVHWGVIRDAANLRVPRDGTDYWNMIQKATGQA; from the coding sequence ATGACGCAATCGATGCGATTTGACGGCAAGGTCGTGATCGTCACCGGCGCCGGTAATGGACTGGGTCGCGCCTATGCGCTGCAGATCGCGGAGCGTGGCGGTAAAGTCGTCGTCAACGACCTGGGGGGCGCGACCGATGGCAAAGGCAGCGATTCCGCCGCTGCGCAGAAGGTCGTCGATGAGATCAAGTCGAAGGGCGGCCAGGCTATCGCGAATTTCGACAGCGTGGCGACGCAAGCGGGCGGCGCCAACATCTTCAAGACGGCGCTGGAGGCCTACGGGCGCGTCGATTCGGTGATCGCAAACGCGGGCATCCTGCGCGACCGCAGCTTCGCAAAGATGAGTCTGGAGGAACTGGACATCATTCTCGATGTCCACCTGCGCGGCACGTTCTTCACGGTGCAGCCGGCGTTCAACTGGATGCGCGAGAATGGCGGCGGCACGATCGTGGTGACGACGTCGCCGTCAGGTTTATTCGGCAGCTTTGGCCAGGCCAATTACTGCGCGGCCAAGATGGGCATCGTGGGCTTGATGCGCACGCTTGCGATCGAAGGCGCGAAGGGCGGCGTGAAGATCAACGCGCTCGCGCCCACTGCGGCAACACGCTTGACGGCGACGGCAGGCATGCCAGGAGAGCAGGCTGGCGAAGATGATCCTGCGTCGGACGCAATGTCCGTGCGGCGTGTGTCGCCACTCGTGCTGGCGCTCGCGCACGAGAGCTGCCCGAGTTCTGGAGAGGTGTTCAACGCCGGCTGCGGCTGGATCAGCCGGACAGTGATGGCTGTAAACGACGGCGTTGTGCTGAGCCAATACACGCCCGAGGAAGTCGCCGTGCACTGGGGCGTAATCCGCGATGCGGCCAACCTGCGCGTGCCGCGCGACGGGACGGACTATTGGAACATGATCCAGAAGGCGACCGGCCAAGCCTAA
- a CDS encoding enoyl-CoA hydratase/isomerase family protein — MSESVSIQMDEPAEGVKRITLNRPDVLNAFDFPMYEAFIGALEQVRHDPKARVIIITGAGKGFCSGHDTRGGSKPGWVAPDLGRIQTGAFTMAKLGLIPPLMRAMPQPIIAAVNGAAAGIGYALALAADLCLAAQSAKFVNVIHNAGTGAELGLSYMLPRAVGVQRAAELLLTARAVGADEAARIGLALKVVPDEALMSEALALADAIAVNSPIGIWLTKQSLWFNQAAGSLEAAIELENRAVLASQSTADAAEKRTSAREKRKPKFTQT, encoded by the coding sequence ATGAGTGAGAGCGTTTCCATACAAATGGACGAACCGGCCGAAGGGGTGAAACGGATCACGTTGAACCGTCCCGACGTGCTCAATGCGTTCGACTTCCCGATGTACGAAGCCTTCATCGGCGCGCTGGAACAGGTGCGTCACGATCCGAAGGCGCGCGTGATCATCATCACCGGCGCGGGCAAGGGGTTCTGCAGCGGCCATGACACGCGCGGCGGCTCGAAACCCGGGTGGGTGGCGCCGGATCTCGGGCGCATTCAGACTGGCGCGTTCACGATGGCGAAGCTCGGCCTTATTCCGCCGCTGATGCGGGCGATGCCGCAACCGATCATCGCGGCGGTGAACGGCGCCGCGGCGGGCATCGGCTATGCGCTGGCTTTGGCCGCGGACTTATGTCTCGCGGCGCAATCGGCCAAGTTCGTCAACGTGATCCATAATGCAGGCACCGGGGCCGAACTGGGCTTGAGCTATATGCTGCCGCGCGCGGTGGGCGTGCAGCGCGCGGCGGAGTTGTTGCTGACCGCGCGCGCTGTCGGCGCTGACGAGGCTGCGCGCATCGGTTTGGCGCTCAAGGTCGTTCCCGACGAAGCGCTGATGAGCGAGGCGTTGGCGCTGGCGGACGCGATCGCGGTGAACAGCCCGATCGGAATCTGGCTGACCAAGCAATCGCTTTGGTTCAACCAGGCCGCCGGCAGCCTCGAAGCGGCGATTGAGTTGGAGAACCGCGCCGTGCTCGCTAGCCAATCCACGGCGGATGCGGCCGAGAAACGCACGTCGGCGCGGGAAAAGCGCAAACCCAAATTCACGCAAACCTGA
- a CDS encoding acyl-CoA dehydrogenase family protein, with protein sequence MAPADKSRRFSPMAHRDDLDAFRAEVRAWLQAIVPEGWFARSAGAPEGEYLAFQRWWFDELQKVGLATPHWPKDWGGEELTLRHQVIVSEEMVRAGAPNPDLFVISLYHLPATLFAHGSPAQRERYLKGVTERGEIWCQGFSEPNAGSDLASLRTRAERRDDIFVVNGQKVWSSFAAHADYCLLLARTDVNAPKKQAGISYFILDMKAPGVTVRRIKQMTGQSEFCEIFLDNVEIPAENLIGAENAGWMIAQSTLSAERGLIIFDLAERMHDAFQREIAAARVARPAWWEDDELRRAFVAHYGDLQALRLMIQRMLRELEANAETGASSLPPLIKVQWSELLRRHTDFWLKAGGLEAQKYSPPLTGGGHVTGNRLQDFMWSYSWTIAGGANEIIKTLIAERVLGLPR encoded by the coding sequence ATGGCCCCCGCAGACAAAAGCCGCCGCTTCAGCCCGATGGCGCATCGCGACGATCTCGACGCGTTTCGCGCCGAGGTGCGGGCGTGGCTCCAGGCGATTGTGCCTGAGGGCTGGTTCGCACGCTCGGCGGGTGCACCCGAAGGCGAATACCTCGCGTTCCAGCGTTGGTGGTTCGATGAGTTGCAGAAAGTGGGGCTGGCGACGCCGCATTGGCCAAAGGATTGGGGCGGCGAAGAGCTGACGCTTCGCCATCAGGTCATCGTCTCGGAGGAGATGGTTCGCGCCGGCGCGCCGAACCCGGATCTTTTCGTCATCTCGCTCTACCATTTGCCGGCGACGTTGTTCGCGCACGGTTCGCCCGCGCAACGCGAGCGCTATCTCAAGGGCGTCACCGAGCGTGGCGAGATTTGGTGTCAAGGTTTCTCCGAACCGAACGCGGGGTCGGATTTGGCAAGTCTGCGTACGCGCGCCGAGCGGCGCGACGACATCTTCGTGGTCAACGGACAAAAGGTCTGGTCGTCATTCGCCGCGCATGCGGATTATTGCTTGCTGTTGGCGCGTACGGACGTGAATGCGCCGAAGAAGCAAGCGGGCATCTCTTACTTCATTCTCGACATGAAGGCGCCGGGCGTCACTGTTCGCCGCATCAAGCAGATGACGGGACAAAGCGAGTTCTGCGAAATCTTTCTCGATAACGTCGAGATTCCGGCTGAGAATCTTATCGGCGCTGAGAACGCGGGCTGGATGATCGCGCAATCGACGCTGTCCGCGGAGCGCGGACTCATCATTTTCGATCTAGCAGAACGTATGCACGACGCCTTTCAGCGCGAGATCGCGGCGGCGCGTGTGGCGCGGCCCGCGTGGTGGGAGGATGACGAACTGCGCCGAGCGTTCGTGGCGCACTACGGAGACTTGCAGGCGTTGCGGCTTATGATCCAGCGCATGCTAAGAGAGCTGGAAGCGAACGCCGAGACGGGCGCGTCCTCGCTGCCTCCGCTTATCAAAGTTCAATGGTCTGAGCTGCTGCGTCGGCACACCGACTTCTGGCTCAAGGCGGGCGGGCTGGAGGCTCAAAAGTATTCGCCGCCACTGACCGGCGGCGGGCATGTGACCGGAAACCGCTTGCAGGATTTCATGTGGTCGTACTCTTGGACCATCGCAGGCGGCGCCAATGAGATCATCAAGACTTTGATCGCGGAGCGTGTGCTTGGCCTGCCGCGCTGA